Proteins encoded within one genomic window of Brenneria nigrifluens DSM 30175 = ATCC 13028:
- a CDS encoding ABC transporter ATP-binding protein, producing MTETLHVRGVTKRYAHEGAASHEVLRGIDLTVEPGEFVSIVGPSGCGKSTLLRLIVGLDQDYQGEITLGARRISGPGPERGIVFQDHRLLPWLTLEENIALAVENVSWPAARKRDAVREHIELVGLTGYEQAFPHQLSGGMAQRAAIARGLVARPEVLLLDEPLGALDALTRIRLQDELLHIWQHERTSMILVTHDIEEALYLSHRVVVLQSHPGRIARVVEVTLPLPRDRASYAFTDLRREVLAAMTPDTVRHEAAVAG from the coding sequence ATGACCGAGACACTGCATGTACGCGGCGTGACCAAACGTTATGCGCACGAGGGAGCCGCATCGCACGAGGTGCTGCGCGGCATCGATTTAACGGTGGAGCCGGGCGAATTCGTCAGCATCGTCGGGCCGAGCGGCTGCGGCAAGAGCACCCTGCTGCGGCTGATTGTCGGACTGGATCAGGACTACCAGGGCGAGATTACCCTGGGCGCGCGGCGTATTAGCGGTCCCGGCCCGGAGCGCGGCATCGTGTTTCAGGACCACCGTCTGCTGCCGTGGCTGACGCTGGAGGAGAACATCGCGCTGGCGGTGGAAAACGTCTCCTGGCCGGCGGCGCGCAAACGCGACGCGGTGCGCGAACATATTGAGCTGGTCGGGCTGACGGGCTACGAGCAGGCCTTTCCCCACCAGCTTTCCGGCGGCATGGCGCAGCGCGCCGCCATTGCCCGCGGGCTGGTGGCGCGCCCGGAAGTGCTGCTGCTGGATGAACCGCTGGGGGCGCTGGATGCGCTGACGCGCATCCGGCTGCAGGATGAACTGCTGCATATCTGGCAGCATGAGCGCACCAGCATGATCCTGGTGACCCACGATATTGAGGAGGCGCTCTATTTGAGTCACCGCGTGGTGGTACTGCAGTCGCATCCGGGGCGGATCGCCAGGGTGGTGGAGGTGACGCTGCCTTTACCGCGCGACCGCGCCAGCTATGCGTTTACCGACCTGCGGCGCGAAGTGCTGGCGGCGATGACGCCGGATACCGTGCGCCACGAAGCGGCGGTAGCCGGGTAG
- a CDS encoding ABC transporter permease, with amino-acid sequence MSDNILDGVATAKPVRRRRSGNWIGFILPLAILSGWQAASHYQWVPPVFLPSPGRTLASFWDLLTKQSFEQDFFISITLVSQSFLLGALAALLLGIAAGMSRKVENFFGPTFDTIRHIPGIAWLPLIILWLGVGAPAKTLVIAKSVFFPVFLNTLQGIRNVDRNYIELGEVLRLTRWQTLRRIVIPAALPNVMVSLRYSAGLAWALVVVAEGIAGQVGIGFLIFRAQSLLLTDQLLVCMATIGIVGFLIDRLMLALQKRALVWKQGYEG; translated from the coding sequence ATGAGTGATAACATTCTTGACGGCGTGGCGACGGCGAAGCCCGTACGCCGCCGGCGATCGGGGAACTGGATCGGCTTTATTCTGCCGCTGGCGATCCTGTCCGGCTGGCAGGCCGCGTCCCATTATCAGTGGGTCCCGCCGGTCTTTCTGCCGTCGCCGGGGCGAACGCTCGCCTCGTTCTGGGATCTGCTGACCAAACAGTCGTTCGAGCAGGATTTTTTTATTAGCATCACGCTGGTGTCGCAGTCATTCCTGCTTGGCGCGCTGGCCGCGCTGCTGCTGGGGATCGCCGCCGGCATGTCCCGCAAGGTGGAAAACTTCTTCGGCCCGACGTTCGACACTATCCGCCATATTCCCGGCATCGCCTGGCTGCCGCTGATTATTCTGTGGCTGGGGGTGGGGGCGCCGGCCAAGACGCTGGTGATCGCCAAGTCGGTGTTTTTCCCGGTGTTTCTCAATACGCTGCAGGGGATCCGCAACGTCGATCGCAACTACATTGAGCTGGGGGAGGTGCTGCGCCTGACGCGCTGGCAAACCCTGCGACGCATCGTGATCCCGGCGGCCTTGCCTAATGTGATGGTAAGCCTGCGTTACAGCGCCGGGCTGGCGTGGGCGCTGGTGGTGGTGGCCGAGGGCATCGCGGGGCAGGTGGGGATCGGTTTTCTGATCTTCCGCGCCCAGTCGCTGCTGCTGACCGACCAACTGCTGGTCTGCATGGCGACCATCGGCATCGTCGGTTTTCTGATCGACCGGTTAATGCTGGCGCTGCAAAAACGCGCGCTGGTATGGAAGCAGGGCTATGAGGGCTAA
- a CDS encoding ABC transporter substrate-binding protein produces MSNQSVSNKRHAAALLALSTTLILWLQTASGAPQPLKSITLQLDPATAVAQEKGFFKEAFDKIGINEVNLIASGSAELLGAEAAHLNHGGIAVAQRMIYPAVVHHANGLDAVIVWESEPSDKYRTPIIARVDNKEINQVQDLDGRKFASSRVSCYWTAPTEILTKAGLPLDSRKQQGRVRYQSMDNSAAVAAALLSGSIDATAVHLGTSGAAALYTSGQVKVIGRTPDDGVYVNGAGRVSYFAMRSFAENYPQAIQAFLVAVARAKTWAHENPDEAAVIVAKATRVPEHIAKFQITDPSQFYFMRGEEDADSVRSNIKTFQAWYIAQGDDILSERNLSDTQVDKLVDARFFKGGAYSAYN; encoded by the coding sequence ATGTCTAATCAGTCAGTAAGCAACAAAAGGCATGCCGCCGCACTGCTGGCGCTGAGCACGACGCTGATATTGTGGTTGCAGACGGCGTCCGGCGCGCCGCAACCGTTGAAAAGCATTACGCTGCAACTCGACCCCGCCACGGCGGTGGCGCAGGAAAAAGGCTTCTTCAAGGAAGCGTTCGACAAGATCGGCATCAACGAGGTAAACCTGATCGCATCCGGCAGCGCCGAACTGCTGGGCGCGGAGGCGGCGCACCTTAACCACGGCGGCATCGCGGTGGCGCAGCGCATGATCTATCCGGCGGTGGTGCATCACGCCAACGGACTGGATGCGGTTATCGTCTGGGAATCTGAGCCTTCCGACAAATACCGTACGCCGATTATCGCCCGGGTGGACAACAAGGAGATTAACCAGGTTCAGGACCTTGACGGGCGTAAATTCGCCAGCAGCCGGGTGAGCTGCTACTGGACGGCGCCCACCGAGATCCTGACCAAGGCGGGCTTGCCGCTGGACTCCCGCAAACAGCAGGGGCGGGTGCGCTATCAGTCGATGGATAACAGCGCCGCGGTAGCCGCCGCGCTGCTGAGCGGCTCCATCGATGCCACGGCGGTGCATCTCGGCACCTCCGGCGCGGCCGCGCTCTATACCTCCGGCCAGGTGAAAGTGATCGGACGCACCCCGGACGACGGCGTCTACGTCAACGGCGCGGGCCGGGTTTCCTACTTTGCGATGCGTTCGTTTGCCGAAAACTACCCGCAGGCTATCCAGGCGTTTCTGGTGGCGGTCGCTCGCGCCAAGACGTGGGCGCATGAGAACCCTGATGAAGCGGCGGTTATCGTCGCCAAAGCCACCCGCGTGCCGGAGCATATCGCCAAGTTCCAAATCACCGATCCGTCGCAGTTCTACTTTATGCGCGGTGAGGAAGACGCCGACAGCGTGCGTAGCAATATCAAAACCTTCCAGGCCTGGTACATCGCGCAGGGGGACGACATCCTGAGCGAGCGCAATCTGAGCGATACCCAGGTCGATAAACTGGTCGACGCCCGCTTTTTCAAAGGCGGCGCTTATTCGGCCTATAACTGA